Proteins encoded by one window of Companilactobacillus ginsenosidimutans:
- a CDS encoding helix-turn-helix domain-containing protein — translation MKISQQLKNQREQHHMSQQELADELHISRQSISKWENETSLPSFANVVAISDLFGISLDELIKKDDDLKMKLEKEKSTSTLLGVFLALIPVAIIIYIALLLIGVDRNVFVNIIQIVGIISFVWLLFTIDWNKLNQALSKKSSILLVIFVAALMIGALPSFFDEMVNGFNTYKPFTGLILLIH, via the coding sequence ATGAAAATTAGTCAACAATTGAAAAACCAACGCGAACAACATCACATGTCTCAACAAGAATTAGCGGATGAACTTCATATTTCTCGACAGTCAATTTCAAAATGGGAAAATGAAACTTCTCTACCTAGTTTCGCCAACGTTGTAGCAATTAGTGACTTGTTCGGAATATCCCTTGATGAACTCATTAAAAAGGATGATGACCTGAAGATGAAACTAGAAAAAGAAAAATCTACCAGCACATTATTAGGTGTGTTCCTTGCTTTGATACCAGTGGCAATTATTATTTATATCGCATTACTATTGATTGGCGTAGATCGAAATGTTTTCGTCAACATTATTCAAATCGTAGGTATTATTTCATTCGTATGGTTATTATTCACAATTGACTGGAATAAATTAAACCAAGCTCTTTCTAAAAAATCTTCTATCTTATTAGTTATTTTCGTCGCAGCACTCATGATTGGTGCGTTACCTAGTTTCTTTGATGAAATGGTAAATGGCTTTAATACTTACAAACCATTCACTGGTTTGATTTTGTTAATTCACTAG
- a CDS encoding ABC transporter ATP-binding protein, whose protein sequence is MNYSNQPILHIDNLQKQFGKFKALKNVTFDVYPGEVFGFIGPNGAGKSTTIRTLLGILRASGGTATIFGKDVFKDAVSIHKRIAYVPGDVYLWPNLTGGEIIDLFLKLGGSKHSSKTDEMIKRFQLDPTKKARTYSKGNRQKVALIAAFSTDADFYIFDEPTSGLDPLNEEYFQQSVEELKKNGKAVLLSSHILSEVEKMCDRIGIIRKGEVVETGTLAEMRHLTRTVVEFKTIEDTPELSSMEGVHNVITQENGLQQFSVDTEHIGKIMAYLSGKQIVSLQSTPPTLEDLFMRYYDSDSEEKGGANNG, encoded by the coding sequence ATGAACTATTCAAATCAACCAATTTTACATATTGATAATTTGCAAAAACAATTTGGAAAATTTAAAGCTTTAAAAAACGTAACTTTCGATGTTTATCCTGGTGAAGTTTTCGGATTCATCGGGCCTAATGGTGCTGGTAAATCAACTACCATCAGAACTCTATTAGGAATTCTGCGTGCTAGCGGTGGAACAGCAACAATTTTCGGCAAGGATGTTTTCAAGGATGCAGTTTCAATCCACAAACGAATTGCCTACGTACCTGGCGATGTCTACTTGTGGCCAAATTTGACTGGTGGCGAAATCATTGACTTGTTCTTAAAACTTGGTGGCAGCAAGCATTCCTCCAAAACTGATGAAATGATCAAACGATTCCAGCTTGACCCTACTAAGAAAGCTCGGACATACTCGAAAGGTAATCGTCAAAAAGTGGCATTAATAGCTGCTTTTTCAACTGATGCTGATTTCTACATTTTCGATGAACCAACTTCTGGCCTTGATCCTTTAAATGAGGAATATTTCCAACAATCCGTTGAAGAATTGAAGAAAAACGGTAAAGCCGTGCTTCTTTCCAGCCACATTTTGTCAGAAGTAGAAAAAATGTGTGACCGCATCGGAATTATTCGTAAAGGTGAAGTCGTTGAAACTGGTACTTTGGCTGAGATGCGTCACCTAACTAGAACAGTGGTTGAATTCAAAACTATTGAGGATACACCAGAACTTTCTTCGATGGAAGGCGTTCACAATGTCATAACTCAGGAAAATGGACTTCAACAATTCTCAGTCGATACTGAACACATTGGAAAAATCATGGCATATTTGTCTGGAAAACAAATTGTCAGCTTACAATCAACTCCACCTACTTTGGAAGATTTATTCATGAGATATTATGATTCCGACTCCGAAGAAAAAGGTGGTGCTAACAATGGATAG
- a CDS encoding ABC transporter permease, with the protein MDSRNFARTGFLTRLSLRKDWLKLVIWLVAMGGLFAAVAAKFTSLYGTKASIASIVSTLKSPAMTSLFGKMPAGPYTTADIFAAEMTVFMAIMAAIMNYSIVIKNTRGDEDSGILEMIRSHAVGKISNLTATLIEVVILNLGIGLFYSLGLIAANLDGTDINGDFLLGIGLGFSGLMFASIAAFVAQLVDNSRSASILAYLIFGIMYIARMMTDVSNPKITWWVPFGWVEKFSTYKNNDWTPVWLMLAFSIIVAILAMIINQKRDMGAGVIATRAGRARASVFLNGPLGLFWRLHRTTIIVWAIGMMILGFTYGSIFNSIGDILKTNPTIGTLLGPNAVHEANILIIKEFTSVLMIVFGVLSTIPGVQLINYLKTGESKGFLEMIHAKPVGRARLFTDTLTLALFTTYLVLFMTLWGLQLGGVYSMTHPIGLHIFMRGFYGYISPMLIMLGISAALIGWTPKLANLGYGYLIVALFIQYFGKLIKLPEWWSKLTPFGYVPKVPVHTLDPGTFWWQIAIGVVLIAIGYIGYINRDINGAN; encoded by the coding sequence ATGGATAGCCGCAATTTTGCCAGAACTGGATTTTTAACCAGATTAAGTCTTCGAAAAGACTGGTTGAAATTAGTTATCTGGCTTGTCGCAATGGGTGGCCTCTTCGCCGCAGTTGCTGCTAAATTCACTTCACTTTATGGAACGAAAGCTTCAATTGCATCAATCGTTTCTACTTTAAAGTCACCAGCGATGACATCCCTTTTCGGAAAAATGCCAGCTGGTCCTTACACAACTGCTGATATCTTTGCAGCTGAAATGACCGTATTCATGGCAATTATGGCCGCAATTATGAATTACTCAATTGTCATTAAGAATACTCGTGGTGATGAAGACTCAGGAATTCTCGAAATGATTCGTTCTCACGCTGTTGGAAAAATTTCTAACTTAACTGCAACTTTAATTGAAGTTGTCATTTTGAATTTAGGAATTGGACTATTTTATTCACTAGGACTAATTGCCGCAAACTTGGATGGAACTGATATCAATGGTGACTTCCTATTGGGAATCGGTTTAGGCTTTTCTGGATTAATGTTTGCCAGCATCGCTGCTTTCGTTGCACAACTTGTTGACAATTCACGTTCCGCTTCAATCCTGGCATACTTGATTTTCGGAATTATGTACATCGCCAGAATGATGACTGATGTTTCAAATCCTAAAATAACTTGGTGGGTGCCTTTCGGCTGGGTCGAAAAATTCTCAACTTATAAAAATAACGACTGGACCCCAGTTTGGCTTATGCTAGCTTTCTCAATTATCGTCGCTATTCTAGCAATGATAATTAATCAAAAACGCGATATGGGAGCCGGCGTTATCGCAACTCGGGCCGGACGTGCTCGGGCCTCCGTGTTTTTAAACGGACCTCTAGGACTATTTTGGAGATTACACAGAACAACTATTATTGTCTGGGCAATCGGTATGATGATTCTCGGATTTACTTATGGATCCATCTTCAATTCAATTGGAGATATCTTGAAAACAAATCCTACAATTGGTACATTGCTGGGTCCAAACGCAGTGCATGAAGCTAACATATTGATTATCAAAGAGTTCACCAGTGTTTTGATGATAGTCTTCGGAGTGTTATCAACCATACCCGGAGTACAACTTATCAACTATCTAAAAACTGGTGAAAGCAAAGGATTTTTGGAAATGATTCATGCTAAACCTGTTGGTAGAGCAAGATTATTTACTGACACATTAACTTTAGCTTTATTCACAACTTATTTAGTTCTCTTCATGACACTTTGGGGCTTACAATTAGGTGGAGTTTATTCAATGACACACCCAATCGGCTTGCACATTTTCATGCGTGGTTTCTATGGATATATCTCACCAATGTTAATTATGCTAGGTATTTCGGCCGCCTTAATCGGCTGGACTCCAAAACTAGCTAACTTAGGATATGGATATTTAATCGTGGCACTTTTCATTCAATACTTTGGAAAATTAATTAAATTACCTGAATGGTGGTCAAAATTAACACCTTTTGGATATGTACCAAAGGTTCCAGTTCACACACTTGATCCTGGAACTTTCTGGTGGCAAATTGCCATCGGAGTTGTTCTAATAGCCATTGGATATATCGGTTACATCAACCGCGACATCAATGGCGCCAATTAA
- a CDS encoding LysR family transcriptional regulator, translating into MNERDLKYFCDLVETGSYTATAKKFQVTQPAISVALKRLESEYNTQLMNHPAHSSGLITTSAGEVLYIKARRLIKEFSQLESEVKHADDQKVRLGFSHVAGGIWLPRVVQTFAHHKLLPAVTTEVDISEHLLDHLRNRKLDAAIFSSLEPLISDDLQVYPLETHPLCVLANIHHPLSHLHMIEAKDLQQFQIIARQPQSLPRNALERYCENSNVKPKIIYEAPSSQLVEKLVARNLGIGFVIDGSVTLSHDVVKIPLKPSKSIDCYMQMAVRKSFIPNKHQEECIELLKNIKDQN; encoded by the coding sequence ATGAATGAGCGAGATTTAAAATATTTTTGCGACTTAGTTGAAACCGGAAGCTACACCGCAACTGCTAAAAAGTTTCAAGTGACACAACCAGCGATTTCTGTGGCACTAAAAAGATTGGAGTCTGAATACAATACACAACTAATGAACCATCCTGCACATAGTTCAGGCTTAATCACTACATCTGCTGGTGAAGTTCTCTACATCAAGGCTCGAAGATTAATCAAAGAATTCTCCCAGCTAGAATCAGAAGTTAAACATGCCGATGATCAAAAAGTTCGACTCGGATTTTCCCATGTAGCCGGCGGAATCTGGTTGCCAAGAGTAGTCCAAACTTTTGCCCATCACAAATTGTTGCCCGCTGTCACAACCGAAGTAGACATCTCCGAACACTTACTCGACCACTTGAGAAATCGCAAATTAGACGCCGCAATTTTTTCATCCCTAGAGCCATTAATATCAGATGATCTCCAGGTATATCCCCTTGAAACACATCCCCTATGCGTCCTAGCAAATATTCATCACCCACTAAGTCATCTACACATGATTGAAGCTAAAGACTTGCAGCAATTTCAAATCATCGCTCGTCAACCACAATCACTCCCCCGTAATGCGTTGGAAAGATACTGCGAAAACAGCAACGTAAAACCAAAAATTATTTACGAAGCTCCAAGTAGTCAGTTAGTCGAAAAATTAGTAGCACGCAATCTTGGAATAGGATTCGTAATCGATGGCTCAGTCACGTTAAGTCATGACGTCGTAAAAATCCCATTAAAACCAAGCAAATCAATCGATTGCTATATGCAAATGGCAGTTAGAAAATCATTCATTCCCAATAAACATCAAGAGGAATGTATTGAACTTCTCAAAAATATCAAAGACCAAAACTAA
- a CDS encoding SLAP domain-containing protein, protein MEKIVVSLFAGLLLLGTASTLDVSTASADSSATATEQSPSENYVVFMITGNASVYGPNGMDLKMPAPISNKSYQVSTKDIVTLKDGTVLYPINNDNQYVKSTEVEVAQNNEEPADNYIAFMITGNAPVYSPTGMDLKMLAPISNKNYEVSTKDIIKLDDGTYLYPINDFNQYVKSTDVEQALNSETPIQWKTTPLDTIVHTKDLIGIPLYDQDGNIIEYQALGADSYWYTDKKIENPKTGEVFYRVSTNEYVSSVDII, encoded by the coding sequence ATGGAAAAAATTGTAGTTAGTTTATTTGCAGGATTATTACTGCTTGGAACTGCCAGTACTCTAGACGTATCAACTGCTTCAGCTGATTCAAGTGCCACAGCCACAGAACAATCTCCAAGTGAAAACTACGTTGTATTTATGATTACGGGGAATGCTTCAGTTTACGGACCAAACGGAATGGATTTGAAGATGCCAGCACCTATTAGCAACAAGTCGTATCAAGTTTCAACTAAGGATATCGTTACGTTAAAGGATGGAACAGTTCTTTATCCAATCAACAACGATAACCAATATGTTAAATCGACTGAGGTTGAAGTTGCACAGAACAACGAAGAACCAGCCGATAATTACATTGCTTTCATGATTACGGGAAATGCTCCAGTTTATTCTCCAACTGGCATGGATTTGAAGATGTTAGCACCAATTAGTAATAAAAATTATGAAGTTTCAACTAAAGACATTATCAAATTAGATGATGGAACATATTTATATCCTATTAATGATTTTAATCAATACGTTAAATCGACCGATGTCGAACAAGCTTTGAACTCTGAAACACCTATTCAGTGGAAAACAACACCGCTAGATACAATCGTTCATACTAAAGATTTGATTGGTATACCTTTATATGATCAAGATGGAAATATTATCGAATATCAAGCACTAGGCGCTGATTCATATTGGTACACAGATAAAAAGATTGAGAATCCAAAAACTGGTGAAGTCTTCTATCGAGTATCAACCAATGAATATGTAAGTAGTGTAGATATAATTTAA
- the lepB gene encoding signal peptidase I gives MHNLKDKFLAMFQWKYFIRTLLIVILIFCSIYFSFQYIFSKNYITGPSMQPNFYTGNHVISVRHAKVNRGDVIILQAPDEKNALYVKRVIGLPGDTLTSKNGTLYINGKLYKEPFLKKGNLMTEPLNSIYADMAYSYTYSFSISSLAETPNWEKFYSKSYLKKLQKTNRIPKDSYFVMGDHRTVSKDSREIGFIDRSKIVGRVSLRYLPLNKFTFY, from the coding sequence ATGCACAACTTAAAAGATAAATTCCTAGCGATGTTTCAGTGGAAGTATTTCATTCGAACGTTGTTAATCGTAATTCTGATTTTTTGCTCAATATATTTCAGCTTTCAATATATCTTTTCCAAAAATTACATCACCGGTCCATCGATGCAGCCAAATTTTTACACGGGCAATCACGTGATCTCAGTTCGCCATGCAAAAGTTAATCGTGGGGATGTAATTATTTTGCAAGCTCCGGATGAGAAAAACGCTCTGTATGTTAAGCGCGTTATTGGATTACCAGGAGACACACTTACTTCAAAGAATGGAACACTTTATATTAATGGAAAATTGTATAAAGAACCATTTTTGAAAAAGGGTAACTTGATGACCGAACCATTGAATTCTATTTATGCCGATATGGCTTATTCCTACACCTATTCGTTCAGTATTAGTTCACTTGCTGAGACTCCAAATTGGGAAAAGTTTTATAGCAAGTCATATTTGAAAAAATTGCAGAAAACAAATCGAATCCCTAAGGATAGTTATTTTGTAATGGGTGATCACCGAACAGTTTCTAAAGATAGCCGAGAGATTGGGTTTATTGATCGAAGTAAAATAGTGGGGCGAGTGTCGCTAAGATATCTTCCGCTAAATAAATTTACGTTCTACTAA
- a CDS encoding TetR/AcrR family transcriptional regulator — translation MDGNQLRKNKKKEDIKNAAYKMFMTYGFKKTSIAQVAKLAGCSQVTLYKYFPSKVDLGRAIVMSLIVDGYDEYDKQLDDTSKSFMDKMQDMMVSSVNISDNINNDFFKFMIDEFQGRNGDDHVMKKYDMLKFGFWRKLLNQGRAEHVVSDEISDYGAMIYLDMYVQYVMRPGGVSYKNAVEMKKHEKELVHMFFYGIIGK, via the coding sequence ATGGATGGGAATCAATTACGTAAAAACAAGAAAAAAGAAGATATTAAGAATGCCGCATACAAGATGTTCATGACTTATGGATTCAAGAAAACATCAATTGCGCAAGTAGCAAAATTAGCCGGATGTTCTCAAGTAACGCTGTATAAATATTTTCCCAGTAAAGTCGATCTCGGGCGTGCAATTGTCATGTCTTTGATTGTTGACGGTTATGATGAGTACGACAAGCAACTGGATGATACCAGCAAATCATTCATGGATAAAATGCAAGATATGATGGTCAGCAGTGTCAATATTTCAGATAACATCAATAACGATTTTTTCAAATTTATGATTGATGAATTCCAAGGGCGCAACGGCGACGACCATGTTATGAAAAAGTATGACATGCTTAAATTTGGATTTTGGCGGAAGTTATTGAATCAAGGTCGTGCAGAACATGTGGTTAGTGATGAAATATCTGATTATGGTGCAATGATATATTTAGATATGTATGTCCAATATGTTATGCGTCCGGGTGGAGTCTCTTATAAGAACGCGGTTGAAATGAAGAAGCATGAGAAAGAATTGGTACACATGTTTTTCTACGGGATAATTGGCAAGTAA
- a CDS encoding M13 family metallopeptidase — MKFKGTTLICTAVLTLILGMGIETQTVQASDTSSIDSNEHVEHSSAVITDSGDATGNDLVVQPNEILDSHPYNSHYPGGDFNITPDEATPKNNFYVASERDYLQAANAFSSELTEQNSTDQSSPDQQVITQKFDEITAGDEQVPNENVQKAVNYYQNYIDQMNSNNINYDAFKSDIQSIADINNYQELSNRLPELARNGFELPFQLDWMPGYLAQGQNVLIYSHPNTGNIPSTGLGEDETTSKSEYYESNSKLFSMLGFNQTDTEKILTNAINFNSLLNESIRSDTDPAFIKALTDKSSIIPIDSFYNQTGNLDFKTYVKNAYPDASKILIADSPFLTKASSIFNQSNFEMMKDWILTTNIQLNYYYFGKPGQQANNILTGGQPDLESDAYDAIQGYFSDILSNYYGQQTLPNSAVQKVTTMIDNIIAAYKQRIEKNNWLSDSGKASVLDKLNNMKVYVGYPSKVPEKGDFSSLNLSQGESIRDMEREINNYTFDLHTKEFSQYAPYTAWQTPSWYQNAEYMSVDNSFTIYDGILTTQYISDDYSDSQNYGGLGVVIGHEISHAFDSDGSHYDKDGNYSDIWTREDRQNFTNLTDKMVKEYNGVPLFGHSINGENTLAENIADNGGLNVALEVAKSLPDFNANEFFTAYAQTLAAPVDASYYSEDAFKESHSPDALRANIGVQNLDDFYKTYDVKPGDPMWLDPAKRVNIW; from the coding sequence ATGAAATTTAAGGGGACTACATTAATATGCACTGCTGTATTAACGCTGATATTGGGGATGGGGATTGAAACACAAACAGTTCAAGCTTCTGATACTAGTTCAATAGATTCAAACGAACATGTGGAACATTCCAGTGCCGTTATAACGGACTCCGGAGATGCAACTGGGAATGATTTGGTTGTCCAACCCAATGAGATATTGGATAGTCATCCATATAATAGTCATTATCCGGGTGGAGATTTTAACATAACTCCGGATGAGGCTACTCCAAAAAATAATTTTTACGTCGCTTCAGAAAGGGATTATTTGCAGGCAGCAAATGCATTTTCCTCTGAACTAACTGAACAAAATTCTACCGATCAAAGTAGTCCTGACCAACAAGTGATTACTCAGAAGTTTGACGAAATTACTGCAGGAGATGAACAAGTCCCAAACGAAAATGTTCAAAAAGCGGTTAACTATTATCAAAATTACATTGATCAAATGAACTCAAATAATATAAATTATGATGCCTTTAAATCAGATATTCAGAGCATTGCTGATATCAATAACTATCAAGAACTGTCTAACCGGTTACCTGAATTAGCTAGGAATGGATTTGAATTACCATTTCAATTAGATTGGATGCCAGGATATCTTGCCCAAGGACAGAACGTTTTAATATACAGTCATCCTAATACTGGTAATATTCCATCTACTGGGCTAGGTGAGGATGAAACTACTAGTAAATCTGAATATTATGAGAGTAATTCCAAATTGTTTAGTATGCTTGGATTCAATCAGACAGATACTGAAAAGATACTAACAAATGCAATTAATTTCAATTCATTACTGAACGAAAGTATCAGAAGTGATACTGACCCTGCTTTTATCAAGGCGCTAACGGATAAATCTAGCATTATTCCTATTGACAGTTTCTATAACCAGACGGGAAATTTAGATTTTAAAACATATGTGAAGAATGCATATCCGGATGCATCGAAAATATTGATTGCGGACAGTCCGTTTTTGACAAAAGCTTCGAGTATCTTTAATCAGAGTAATTTTGAGATGATGAAAGATTGGATTCTAACAACAAATATTCAACTAAATTATTATTATTTTGGTAAACCAGGTCAACAAGCAAATAATATTCTTACTGGTGGGCAACCTGATTTAGAATCGGATGCTTACGATGCAATTCAGGGTTATTTTAGTGATATTCTCAGTAATTATTATGGTCAACAAACACTTCCAAACTCTGCTGTTCAAAAAGTAACTACTATGATCGACAATATTATTGCAGCATATAAACAACGAATTGAGAAGAACAATTGGCTAAGTGATTCTGGAAAAGCCAGTGTTTTAGATAAGTTGAATAATATGAAAGTCTATGTTGGTTATCCATCGAAAGTTCCAGAAAAAGGTGATTTTTCATCTCTAAACTTATCTCAAGGTGAATCAATTAGAGACATGGAACGGGAAATTAATAATTATACATTTGATCTGCACACAAAAGAGTTTAGCCAGTATGCTCCGTATACAGCATGGCAAACTCCAAGCTGGTATCAAAATGCTGAGTATATGTCAGTTGATAATTCATTTACGATTTATGACGGTATATTAACAACTCAATATATTTCGGATGATTATTCTGATTCTCAAAATTATGGTGGATTAGGCGTAGTCATTGGTCATGAAATATCGCATGCTTTCGACAGTGATGGTAGTCACTATGACAAGGATGGAAATTATTCCGATATATGGACAAGAGAAGATAGACAAAACTTTACTAATTTAACGGATAAAATGGTTAAAGAATATAATGGCGTTCCATTATTTGGACATTCAATTAATGGTGAAAATACTTTGGCTGAAAACATTGCCGATAACGGTGGTTTGAATGTTGCATTAGAAGTTGCAAAATCCTTACCAGATTTCAATGCAAATGAATTCTTCACTGCATATGCTCAAACTTTGGCTGCTCCCGTAGATGCATCGTATTATTCGGAAGATGCGTTTAAAGAAAGTCATAGTCCCGATGCTTTAAGAGCAAATATTGGTGTCCAAAACCTAGACGATTTCTACAAAACATACGACGTCAAACCTGGAGACCCAATGTGGTTAGATCCAGCTAAACGTGTAAATATTTGGTAA